In one Drosophila ananassae strain 14024-0371.13 chromosome 4 unlocalized genomic scaffold, ASM1763931v2 tig00000066, whole genome shotgun sequence genomic region, the following are encoded:
- the LOC123257803 gene encoding ATP synthase subunit alpha, producing MKNSMNVSEIASIIREKVETFDNPIKRENIGEVISVTDGIALVYGLEKAKFGEKVFFASGVEGIVLDLDHDTAGIVVLGNDRDVKEGDVVKCSGDVVQVPVGHELLGRVVNALGHPMDDGGEIRAKNRMDIESKAPGIIDRKSVHEPLQTGIKIIDLLIPIGRGQRELIIGDRQIGKTTIALDTIINQKKINDEVNENQKVYCVYVAIGQKISTVAKVVNKLKESGALEYTTVVVASASDCAPMQFLAPYAGCTIGEFFRDNGMHCLIIYDDLSKHAVAYRQMSLLLRRPPGREAYPGDIFYVHSRLLERAAKMSDKKGQGSLTALPIVETQAGDVSAYVPTNVISITDGQIFLESELFYKGFRPAVNIGLSVSRVGSAAQLKSVKKVAGSIKLSLAQYRELEDFAKFGSDLDASVQLSLNKGKYLVELLKQKQHLPMSIEEQVVLMYIFSNLYNQLSKIQISYINKFEHDLINYFHTVHPGVLKKLSNDMSDDIKGDIFNIVSNFVTQFNCV from the coding sequence ATGAAGAACAGTATGAATGTTTCTGAGATAGCAAGTATAATAAGAGAAAAGGTTGAGACGTTTGATAATCCTATAAAGCGGGAAAATATAGGTGAAGTAATTTCAGTAACAGATGGTATCGCATTGGTTTATGGGCTGGAAAAAGCAAAATTCGGTGAAAAGGTATTTTTTGCAAGTGGTGTAGAAGGAATAGTTCTCGATTTAGATCATGATACGGCTGGAATAGTTGTGCTTGGTAATGACCGTGATGTGAAAGAAGGGGACGTTGTAAAATGTAGTGGTGATGTTGTGCAGGTGCCTGTAGGACATGAATTGTTAGGGAGAGTTGTAAATGCGTTGGGCCATCCTATGGACGACGGTGGGGAAATTAGAGCCAAAAACAGAATGGATATAGAATCTAAAGCGCCAGGCATTATTGATCGTAAGTCTGTGCATGAGCCACTGCAAACAGGAATTAAAATTATAGATTTGCTAATTCCAATAGGTAGAGGGCAGCGTGAATTAATTATTGGTGATAGACAAATTGGTAAAACTACTATTGCGCTTGATACTATTATCAATCAGAAGAAGATTAACGATGAGGTAAACGAAAATCAAAAAGTTTACTGTGTTTATGTTGCTATTGGGCAAAAAATTTCAACAGTAGCAAAAGTGGTAAATAAGCTGAAAGAAAGTGGAGCATTAGAGTATACAACTGTAGTTGTGGCTAGTGCATCTGACTGCGCGCCTATGCAATTTTTAGCACCTTATGCTGGTTGTACTATTGGGGAATTTTTCCGTGACAATGGAATGCATTGTTTGATTATATATGATGATTTATCTAAGCATGCTGTGGCATATAGGCAGATGTCTTTATTGCTCAGACGTCCTCCTGGTCGTGAAGCTTACCCTGGAGATATATTCTATGTACATTCTCGCTTGCTTGAAAGAGCTGCTAAAATGTCTGATAAAAAAGGGCAGGGTTCTTTAACTGCTTTGCCAATTGTCGAAACTCAAGCTGGTGATGTATCTGCATATGTGCCAACAAATGTTATTTCAATTACCGATGGGCAGATCTTTCTTGAGTctgaattattttataaaggaTTTCGACCTGCAGTAAATATAGGTTTGTCAGTTTCACGGGTTGGTTCTGCTGCACAACTAAAGTCTGTGAAGAAAGTTGCTGGTTCTATAAAGCTAAGCTTAGCTCAGTATAGAGAATTAGAAGATTTTGCAAAATTTGGTTCTGATCTTGATGCTAGTGTTCAATTATCCTTGAATAAGGGTAAATATCTTGTCGAGTTATTAAAGCAGAAACAACATTTACCTATGTCAATAGAAGAGCAAGTAGTGCTgatgtatattttttctaaCCTATATAATCAGTTAAGTAAAATACAAATAAGTTACATTAATAAATTTGAACATGatcttattaattattttcatacTGTACACCCTGGGGTTTTAAAAAAGTTGTCAAATGACATGAGTGATGATATAAAAGGtgatatttttaacattgTGAGTAATTTCGTTACTCAATTTAATTGCGTTTAG